The region GTCAAGGTTGTCGAGGTCAGGCCGCCGCTGGAGTGGCTGCAGGAGGTTCCGGTGATGGGCCGGTTCGTGGTGACGCCGATCGTGCAAGTGATCCACGCGGTCCCGTTCGTCTCCGACATCGTCCACCCGCTGATCGGCTTCCCGATCGACCACGACGCCCCGCCCGGCACCCCGAGGGCGCGCACCGTCAAGGTGGTGTCGTTCGACGGCACCGAGATCTACGTGAACTTCATGCCCGCCAAGGGGTTGCAGGCCGGGCAGTCGGCACCGACGGTGTTGTCCGGTCCCGGCGTCGGATTGCCGGGCTCGACGACGCTGAACCGGAAGTTCGACGAATTCCTGCCGCACGACATGGTCGGCATCGGCATGCTGCGCGACGCCGGCTACAACGTCGTCACCTGGGACCCGCGCGGCGAATGGCACTCCGGCGGCCGAATGGAGTTGCAGTCACCGGATTTCGAGGGTCGCGACATCTCCTCGATCATCAGCTGGCTGTCCACGCTGGACTCGGTGCAGAGCGTCGACGGCGACCCGAAGATCGGGATGGTGGGCCTGTCCTACGGCGGCGGCATCCAGTTGTCCGCCGCCACGGTCGATCACCGGATCGACGCGATCGTGCCCACGATGGCGTGGAACAGCTTGGTGGACGGGATCTTCCCGCGCCAGGCGGTCAGCAGCGTCTGGGGCACGTTCCTCAGCGGGTTGCTGGTGCTCACGGGGGCACGACCCAACGAGCGGGTGCTGCCGGCGGTGATCGGGGCCGTCCTCACCGGCACGGCGAAGCAGTCCGACATCGACCTGTTCAACAGCCTCAACTACGCCGACCGGCTCGCGAACATCACGGCGCCGACGCTGTTGGTCCAGGGCACGGTCGACACGCTGCTCACGCTGGCGCAGGCCGACAAGAACGCCAAGGCGCTGATCGACGCGGGCACCACCACCAAGGTGGTGTGGTACTGCGGCGGCCACGGCGCGTGTCTGAGCAGTGTCAACGACGGCACGGTGGTGTGGCGGGACACAATGGGATGGCTCGACCGCTACGTCAAGGGTGACGAATCCATCGACACCGGACCGCAATTCGAGTGGGTGGACCAGCACGGCGACTGGTTCTCCTCGGACACCTACCCGGCGCCGGCCGGCGTGCCGGTCACCGCGACCCTGGCCACCGGCGGCAAGACGCTGCCGTTCATCCCGTTCATCGGCGGGTCCGGGCCCAACCCCCGGATCTTGACGCGGGGCCTGATCCCCGCGGTGATGGGGTTGCCGTCGGGGGCGCCGGCGCTGAACGCGGTGAACCTGCACGTCCCCGATGCCACCGAGACGACGCATCTGCTCGGCGCGCCGGAGCTGACGCTGACGTACTCGGGCCGGGGCAATGCCGAGCACGTGTACGCACAGCTCGTCGACGACGAGACACACTTGGTGCTGGGCAATCAGGTGACGCCGATTCCCGTTGTGCTGGACGGGCAATCACACACGGTGACGTTCTCGATGGAACAGATCGCGCACACGCTGCAGCCGGGGGAGTCGGTCACGCTGCAGCTCGTCACGTCGGCGTTTCCGTTCCTGAACTTCTACTCGCACGGACGAATCACGGTCGAGGGCATGTCGGTGAAGCTGCCGACGATGGCGGCGGCCCAGGTGCTCACCGTCGCCGCCTGACTCACGTGGTCGTCGGCGAAGCGCGAACGTGATCCGCCGTCGCTGCGGCGCGAGAAGTAACGCTTCCCTGACCGTAACGGTCGTCTCGGCCATGGCGCAGGAACAATAGGGCCATGGCGTTGTACGACATCGGCACGGTCCGCACCCGGATGGGAAGCGCGCTGTTCGGCATGGTCGCCGGACCCGAGGGGCCCGAGAACCGCGCGCGCATTCACGGGACCCCGGGGCCGCGGTGGTTCGCCGAGGATCGGCCGATCCGGCGGGTGCACGCGGACGCGTCGATGTTCGTCGGTGGGCTGCGTGCGCTGCTGCTGCAGTCGTTGCACCCGCTGGCGATGGCCGGCGTCGCCGATCACTCCGACTATCGCGGCGATCCATGGGGTCGACTGGCCCGCACGAGCACCTTCCTCGCGGTGACGACCTTCGGGACCGCCGCCGACGCGCAGCGCGCGGTCGACCGGGTCAGGGGCATCCACCGCCGGATCCACGGCACCGCACCCGACGGACGTCGCTACCGGGCGAGCGATCCGCACCTGCTGGAGTGGGTGCACATCGCCGAGGTCGACAGCTTTCTGCGCGCGCATCAGCTCTACGGGTCGGCACCGCTGGATCAGCGTGGCCGGGACGGCTATGTCGCCGACACCGCCCGGGTGGCCGAGGCGTTGGGTGTGCTCGACCCGCCGCGCTCCGAAAGCGAATTGGCGGAGAGGATCCGCGCGTACCGCCCGGCGTTGGGCGGCACGGCCGCCGCCCGCGATGCCGCGCGGTTCCTGTTACTGACGCCGCCACTGCCGGTACTCGCCCGGGCGCCATACGCAGCGCTGGCGGCCACCGCCGTCGCGATGCTGCCGCGATGGGCGCGCGGACCGCTGTGGCTTCCTTACCTACCGCCTGTCGAGGCGACGGTGGTGCGCTCGGCCGGCCACGTGCTCGTCGGTGGCATCCGGTGGGCGATGACGTCCTCGGGGTGATCAGGGCACAATGCAACGGCGGGAGCAAGTTTCGACTTGCTCCCGCCGCGCTTGCCGCTACACGGACAGTAGTCGCTCGAAGAAGCTGCGGTACCGCTTCAGGGCAACGCGAAGATCCTCGGTCGATGCCTGTTCGCCGCGGGCCCACTGCTCTTCGAGGCGGGACCGCGCCTGGGCGAACCCGTCGGTGAGCTGATCCAGCAGGTTGGCGACCAGAGTGTCCGCCCTTTGCACGCACTCCTGAGGGTCGTCGACGAAGCCGGCCTGCACCGAATCCCAGCGGGCGCGCAGCCCGGCGAGTTCGTCGTCGGCGAACAGTCGCCCGTCAGCGTCCAGGCCGGAGTGTGGCCCGTCGTGCTGTCCGGCAGGTCCACTCGCCTCGCGGGTGTCGGCAACCTGAGCGGCGTCGACGTCCCTTGGCGCACTTCGTGTCTGACCGTGGGGGAGGACGTTGGTCTGGCGGGGGTACTGGCGGTCGTCCTCGGGCAGGACGTCGGTCTCGCGCGGGGCGTACTGGGGCTGATTCTCCGGAACAGGGGCGTGGCCCTCAGCGCCGTAGGCGGTGTCGTGTTGACCGGGAGTGGTCATGCGCGTGCCTCCCTCGAGGAGTCGTTGTCGGTGGTGTCGAGCAGTCGTTCGAACAGCGCCCGGTAGTGGACGAAGGCCTCACGTTGGCGTTCGGTATCCACCTCGCCGCGTTGCTGAGCCGTGTGGATGCCATGCGCGGCCCGGTAGTTCTCGACGATGTGCGGGTGGTCGACCGAAATGTCGGCGGCCCGGCGTTCGAAGTCGTCGACCGGGTAGCCACGCTGGCGCATGACCTCGGTGACGAGGAGGTCGGCGCTGCCTACGGCGTTCGCCGGGT is a window of Mycolicibacterium chubuense NBB4 DNA encoding:
- a CDS encoding CocE/NonD family hydrolase; its protein translation is MQVAVAAGTHVGRVGGLAVALGIGAAIWTGAGVALADDGASGSPSSASQASAKTSQTSPAASAKADRPAKAATSARRDRSARRDTSREADTTAAAADDAPPVPAKRWADRHRVESRDSAGEHVTRAGDVEPETAEGAAPKPSEPQKPDVVATRISNVVHADFGVHRGDAPATPAKSALALTMLATAREKADEATVDTVKPQVATSLAADPYPIPTDVKVVEVRPPLEWLQEVPVMGRFVVTPIVQVIHAVPFVSDIVHPLIGFPIDHDAPPGTPRARTVKVVSFDGTEIYVNFMPAKGLQAGQSAPTVLSGPGVGLPGSTTLNRKFDEFLPHDMVGIGMLRDAGYNVVTWDPRGEWHSGGRMELQSPDFEGRDISSIISWLSTLDSVQSVDGDPKIGMVGLSYGGGIQLSAATVDHRIDAIVPTMAWNSLVDGIFPRQAVSSVWGTFLSGLLVLTGARPNERVLPAVIGAVLTGTAKQSDIDLFNSLNYADRLANITAPTLLVQGTVDTLLTLAQADKNAKALIDAGTTTKVVWYCGGHGACLSSVNDGTVVWRDTMGWLDRYVKGDESIDTGPQFEWVDQHGDWFSSDTYPAPAGVPVTATLATGGKTLPFIPFIGGSGPNPRILTRGLIPAVMGLPSGAPALNAVNLHVPDATETTHLLGAPELTLTYSGRGNAEHVYAQLVDDETHLVLGNQVTPIPVVLDGQSHTVTFSMEQIAHTLQPGESVTLQLVTSAFPFLNFYSHGRITVEGMSVKLPTMAAAQVLTVAA
- a CDS encoding oxygenase MpaB family protein yields the protein MALYDIGTVRTRMGSALFGMVAGPEGPENRARIHGTPGPRWFAEDRPIRRVHADASMFVGGLRALLLQSLHPLAMAGVADHSDYRGDPWGRLARTSTFLAVTTFGTAADAQRAVDRVRGIHRRIHGTAPDGRRYRASDPHLLEWVHIAEVDSFLRAHQLYGSAPLDQRGRDGYVADTARVAEALGVLDPPRSESELAERIRAYRPALGGTAAARDAARFLLLTPPLPVLARAPYAALAATAVAMLPRWARGPLWLPYLPPVEATVVRSAGHVLVGGIRWAMTSSG